A genomic window from Pseudomonas leptonychotis includes:
- the waaF gene encoding lipopolysaccharide heptosyltransferase II, translating to MKILIVGPSWVGDMVMAQTLFQCLQQRHPGCAIDVLAPEWSRPILERMPEVRQALSFPLGHGVLELATRRKIGKSLAGQYDQAILLPNSLKSALVPFFAGIPKRTGWKGELRYGLLNDIRILDKERYPLMIERFMALAFEPGAELPQPYPRPALQIDAQSRDAALAKFGLSLDRPVLALCPGAEFGEAKRWPSEHYAKVAEIKIRAGWQVWLFGSKNDHPVGEDIRSRLIPGLREEAVNLAGETSLAEAIDLLSCATAVVSNDSGLMHVAAALNRPLVAVYGSTSPGFTPPLAEQVEVVRLGLECSPCFDRTCRFGHYNCLGQLKPRPVIEALDRLVGDPVEVE from the coding sequence ATGAAAATACTGATCGTAGGACCCAGCTGGGTAGGCGACATGGTGATGGCGCAGACGCTGTTTCAGTGCCTGCAGCAGCGCCACCCTGGCTGTGCAATCGATGTGTTGGCCCCGGAGTGGAGCCGGCCAATTCTCGAGCGCATGCCCGAGGTGCGTCAGGCCCTGAGTTTTCCTCTCGGCCATGGCGTGCTGGAGCTGGCGACGCGTCGCAAAATCGGCAAATCCCTGGCGGGTCAGTACGATCAGGCGATTCTGTTGCCCAATTCGCTTAAATCTGCGCTGGTGCCGTTTTTCGCCGGTATCCCTAAGCGCACCGGCTGGAAGGGCGAGCTGCGCTACGGCCTGCTCAACGACATCCGGATCCTCGATAAAGAACGCTACCCGCTGATGATTGAGCGCTTTATGGCGCTGGCCTTCGAGCCGGGTGCTGAACTGCCGCAGCCTTATCCACGGCCAGCGCTGCAGATCGATGCGCAGAGCCGCGATGCGGCCCTGGCTAAGTTTGGTCTGAGCCTGGATCGCCCGGTGCTGGCGCTGTGTCCCGGGGCCGAGTTCGGTGAAGCCAAGCGCTGGCCGAGCGAGCATTACGCCAAGGTCGCAGAAATTAAGATTCGAGCGGGTTGGCAAGTCTGGCTGTTTGGCTCGAAGAACGATCATCCTGTGGGGGAAGATATCCGTTCGCGGCTGATCCCCGGCCTGCGTGAGGAAGCGGTAAATCTGGCCGGCGAAACCAGCTTGGCTGAAGCGATTGACCTGCTCTCCTGCGCCACGGCGGTGGTCTCCAACGACTCCGGGCTGATGCATGTGGCAGCCGCACTGAATCGCCCGCTGGTGGCGGTCTACGGTTCGACCTCGCCGGGGTTCACTCCGCCGCTGGCCGAGCAGGTGGAAGTCGTTCGTCTGGGGCTGGAATGCAGTCCGTGCTTCGACCGTACTTGCCGTTTTGGCCATTACAACTGCCTGGGCCAGCTCAAGCCGCGCCCGGTGATCGAGGCGCTGGATCGCCTGGTCGGCGATCCGGTCGAGGTTGAATAG
- the waaC gene encoding lipopolysaccharide heptosyltransferase I yields the protein MRVLLIKTSSLGDVVHTLPALTDAVRAIPGIQFDWVVEEGFAEIPAWHPAVAQVIPVAIRRWRKRLWQTLKNGEWTRFKQRLGETRYDLVIDAQGLLKSAWLTRYVNAPIAGLDRDSAREPLASRFYDRRYAVPREQHALERTRQLFAQALGYALPTGLGDYGLNRAQLAAAHAQPYLLFLHGTTWASKHWPEANWRELAAQMSAQGWAVRLPWGNEAEKARAERIAEGIENAAVLPRLNLAGVAKVIAGASACVAVDTGLGHLAAALDVPSISLYGPTLPGRVGAYGRSQIHLCATGPNAGSGDRHQFCFEGLDVERVATELQALLLAEETV from the coding sequence TTGCGGGTCTTGTTGATCAAAACGTCTTCATTGGGCGATGTGGTGCACACCTTGCCCGCACTGACCGATGCCGTGCGCGCCATCCCTGGCATCCAGTTCGACTGGGTGGTGGAAGAGGGTTTTGCCGAGATTCCGGCCTGGCACCCAGCCGTGGCCCAGGTCATCCCTGTTGCCATTCGCCGCTGGCGCAAACGCCTCTGGCAAACCCTGAAAAATGGCGAGTGGACGCGTTTCAAACAGCGTCTGGGCGAGACCCGTTATGACTTGGTGATCGATGCCCAGGGTCTGCTGAAAAGCGCCTGGCTGACCCGCTACGTTAACGCGCCAATTGCCGGTCTGGATCGTGATTCGGCCCGCGAGCCGCTGGCCAGTCGCTTTTATGATCGACGCTATGCGGTGCCGCGCGAGCAGCATGCGCTTGAGCGCACCCGCCAGTTATTCGCCCAGGCATTGGGTTATGCGCTGCCAACGGGGCTCGGCGATTACGGCCTGAACCGTGCGCAGTTGGCAGCTGCCCACGCCCAGCCGTATTTGTTGTTTCTGCATGGCACTACCTGGGCCAGTAAACACTGGCCAGAAGCCAATTGGCGTGAGCTGGCTGCGCAAATGAGCGCGCAAGGCTGGGCCGTGCGCCTGCCTTGGGGCAATGAGGCCGAAAAGGCCCGTGCCGAACGCATTGCTGAGGGCATTGAAAATGCTGCGGTGCTGCCCAGGTTAAATCTTGCGGGGGTAGCCAAAGTGATTGCTGGGGCCAGCGCCTGTGTGGCGGTGGACACCGGCCTGGGCCACCTGGCTGCCGCGTTGGATGTGCCGAGTATTTCGCTGTACGGCCCGACCTTGCCGGGCCGGGTTGGCGCTTATGGTCGTTCGCAAATTCACCTGTGCGCCACCGGGCCGAATGCGGGCAGTGGCGATCGTCATCAATTCTGCTTCGAAGGGTTGGATGTCGAGCGCGTCGCCACCGAGCTACAAGCCCTGCTGCTGGCCGAGGAAACCGTCTAA
- the ilvE gene encoding branched-chain-amino-acid transaminase — protein sequence MSMADRDGVIWYDGELVPWRNATTHVLTHTLHYGMGVFEGVRAYNTPQGTAIFRLQAHTDRLFDSAHIMGMKIPFSKDEINEATRAAVRENNLESAYIRPMVFYGSEAMGLRASGLKTQVIVAAWSWGAYMGDEALQVGIKVRTSSFTRHHVNISMTRAKANGNYINSMLALQEAISGGADEAMLLDTEGYVAEGSGENIFLVRNGVIYTPEVTSCLNGITRNTILTLAAEHGIEVVEKRITRDEVYIADEAFFTGTAAEVTPIRDVDGRQIGAGRRGPITEKLQTAYFDLVTGKTDAHAEWRTLVK from the coding sequence ATGTCGATGGCCGATCGTGATGGCGTGATTTGGTATGACGGCGAGCTGGTGCCGTGGCGCAATGCGACCACCCACGTGCTAACCCATACCCTGCACTACGGCATGGGCGTGTTCGAGGGTGTACGCGCCTACAACACGCCACAAGGCACTGCGATCTTCCGCCTGCAAGCGCACACCGATCGCCTGTTCGACTCGGCCCACATCATGGGCATGAAGATCCCGTTCAGCAAAGACGAAATCAACGAAGCCACCCGCGCCGCCGTGCGTGAGAACAACCTGGAAAGCGCCTATATCCGTCCGATGGTGTTCTACGGGTCTGAAGCCATGGGCTTGCGCGCCAGTGGCTTGAAAACTCAGGTGATCGTGGCCGCCTGGAGCTGGGGAGCCTATATGGGTGACGAAGCCCTGCAGGTCGGGATCAAGGTGCGCACCAGCTCCTTTACCCGTCACCACGTGAATATTTCGATGACCCGCGCCAAGGCCAACGGCAACTACATCAACTCGATGCTGGCCTTGCAGGAAGCCATCTCCGGCGGCGCCGACGAGGCCATGCTGCTGGACACCGAAGGCTATGTGGCCGAGGGGTCGGGGGAGAACATCTTCTTGGTGCGCAATGGTGTGATCTATACCCCGGAAGTGACCTCCTGCCTGAACGGCATCACCCGTAACACCATTCTGACCCTGGCGGCCGAGCACGGCATCGAAGTGGTTGAGAAGCGCATCACCCGTGATGAGGTGTACATCGCCGACGAAGCCTTCTTCACCGGCACCGCCGCTGAAGTCACGCCGATTCGTGATGTCGATGGCCGGCAGATCGGCGCAGGGCGTCGTGGGCCGATCACCGAAAAGCTGCAAACTGCGTATTTTGACCTGGTCACGGGTAAAACCGACGCCCACGCAGAATGGCGTACATTGGTTAAATAA
- a CDS encoding glycosyltransferase family 4 protein, with protein sequence MQLAFILYKYFPFGGLQRDFMRIALECQARGHVIRVYTPIWEGEVPAGFEVVVVPVKALFNHKRNEKLTAWVEADLAKRPVDRVIGFNKMPGLDVYYAADGCYEDKAQTLRNPLYKRWGRYKHFADYERAVFAPESKTEILMISEVQQPLFIKHYHTPLQRFHLLPPGIAQDRRAPANAAEIRAEFRAEFKLADSDLLLVQIGSGFKTKGLDRSLKALAALPRELKKRTRLIAIGQDDPRAFQLQAKALGVSDQVQVLKGRSDIPRFLLGADLLIHPAYNENTGTVLLEALVSGLPVLVTDVCGYAHYIAEADAGRVLSGPFEQAKLDHLLADMLADASRRAFWGRNGLAYAERADLYSMPQHAADIILATRP encoded by the coding sequence ATGCAACTCGCTTTTATCCTCTATAAATATTTTCCCTTCGGCGGTCTGCAGCGCGACTTTATGCGCATCGCTCTGGAGTGCCAGGCGCGCGGTCACGTGATCCGCGTCTATACGCCGATCTGGGAGGGTGAGGTGCCGGCAGGCTTCGAGGTGGTGGTGGTGCCGGTCAAGGCGCTGTTCAACCATAAACGCAACGAAAAGCTCACCGCCTGGGTTGAAGCCGATCTGGCCAAACGTCCGGTGGATCGGGTAATCGGCTTTAACAAGATGCCGGGTCTCGACGTTTATTACGCCGCCGATGGCTGTTACGAAGATAAGGCGCAAACACTGCGCAACCCGCTCTATAAGCGTTGGGGGCGTTACAAGCACTTTGCCGATTACGAGCGGGCGGTCTTCGCCCCCGAATCGAAGACCGAAATCCTGATGATCTCGGAGGTGCAGCAGCCGCTGTTTATCAAGCATTACCACACCCCCTTGCAGCGCTTTCACCTGCTGCCGCCGGGCATCGCTCAAGACCGTCGTGCGCCGGCCAATGCTGCTGAGATTCGCGCCGAGTTTCGCGCCGAGTTCAAGTTGGCAGATAGTGACCTGCTGCTGGTGCAAATCGGTTCCGGCTTCAAGACCAAGGGCCTGGATCGCAGCCTCAAGGCGCTGGCCGCCTTGCCCCGTGAGCTGAAAAAACGCACCCGATTAATCGCCATAGGCCAGGACGATCCGCGCGCGTTCCAGCTGCAGGCCAAAGCCTTGGGCGTGTCCGATCAGGTCCAAGTTCTTAAAGGTCGCAGCGACATTCCGCGTTTCCTGCTTGGCGCCGATCTGCTCATTCACCCGGCCTATAACGAGAATACCGGCACTGTACTGCTGGAGGCGTTGGTGTCCGGTTTGCCGGTGCTGGTGACGGATGTTTGCGGCTATGCCCACTACATCGCCGAGGCGGACGCCGGGCGAGTGCTGAGCGGCCCGTTTGAACAGGCAAAGCTCGACCATCTACTCGCCGATATGCTGGCCGATGCATCACGTCGAGCGTTCTGGGGGCGTAATGGTCTGGCTTACGCTGAGCGTGCTGACCTGTATTCAATGCCGCAGCATGCGGCCGACATCATTCTGGCGACACGCCCATGA